One genomic segment of Clostridiisalibacter paucivorans DSM 22131 includes these proteins:
- the glmM gene encoding phosphoglucosamine mutase: MGTLFGTDGVRGIANEELTSELAYKLGRIGSYILTNGKKQPKIVVGMDTRISGDMLESALIAGICSVGVDVLSVGVVPTPAVAYLTRAHNADAGIVISASHNPVEYNGIKFFNSNGYKLKDEVEERIENIILENADVDIRPTGKEVGRKMIVKNAIEEYTQYLKTTINVNFEGLKIAIDCGNGASYEAAPILLKELGAEVEVIHNTPNGVNINVNCGSTNPEMVQELVLETGADIGVSFDGDADRLIAVDETGNIVDGDHIMAICGIHLANKGKLGTKTVVGTVMSNMGLDMCLNKNNINIVKTKVGDRYVLEEMVSGGHSLGGEQSGHIIFLDYNTTGDGLLTALQLISVIKETGKSLSQLATVMTQLPQVLVNAKVKNGNKNTFMKDEVVKAEVEKLEKSFEGKGRVLIRPSGTEPLVRVMIEGQDEGEIRKLAEELAGIIENRLG; the protein is encoded by the coding sequence ATGGGAACACTGTTTGGTACCGATGGAGTTCGTGGAATAGCAAATGAGGAATTAACATCGGAATTAGCATATAAATTAGGACGAATAGGATCATATATATTGACTAATGGAAAAAAACAACCCAAGATAGTAGTTGGGATGGATACAAGGATATCAGGAGATATGTTAGAATCAGCTCTAATAGCTGGTATATGTTCAGTAGGAGTAGATGTGTTGTCAGTAGGAGTTGTACCTACTCCAGCGGTAGCCTATCTAACTAGGGCACATAATGCTGATGCAGGGATAGTAATATCAGCATCTCATAATCCAGTAGAATATAATGGAATAAAGTTTTTTAATTCCAATGGATATAAACTGAAAGATGAAGTAGAAGAAAGGATAGAGAATATAATATTAGAAAATGCAGATGTGGATATTCGACCTACAGGAAAAGAAGTAGGCAGAAAAATGATTGTAAAAAATGCCATAGAAGAATATACTCAGTATTTAAAGACTACTATAAATGTAAACTTTGAAGGACTAAAAATAGCAATAGACTGTGGGAATGGGGCATCTTATGAAGCAGCTCCTATATTATTAAAAGAATTAGGAGCAGAAGTTGAAGTAATACATAATACACCCAATGGAGTGAATATAAATGTGAATTGTGGATCTACTAATCCTGAGATGGTACAAGAATTAGTGCTTGAAACAGGGGCAGATATAGGAGTATCATTTGATGGAGATGCCGATAGGCTTATTGCTGTAGATGAAACAGGAAATATAGTAGATGGAGACCATATCATGGCTATTTGTGGTATTCATTTAGCTAATAAAGGAAAATTAGGAACAAAGACAGTGGTAGGCACAGTCATGAGTAATATGGGACTGGACATGTGTCTAAATAAAAATAATATAAATATAGTTAAGACTAAAGTAGGAGATAGATATGTATTAGAAGAGATGGTATCAGGTGGCCATTCTCTAGGTGGAGAACAATCGGGGCATATTATATTCCTAGATTACAACACAACAGGAGATGGGTTACTTACAGCCCTACAACTTATATCTGTAATAAAGGAGACTGGTAAATCTTTATCTCAATTGGCAACAGTAATGACTCAACTACCTCAAGTATTAGTAAATGCCAAAGTAAAAAATGGTAATAAAAATACATTTATGAAAGATGAAGTAGTGAAAGCTGAGGTGGAAAAACTAGAAAAGTCCTTTGAAGGAAAAGGAAGGGTATTGATAAGACCATCAGGTACAGAACCCCTAGTAAGGGTTATGATAGAAGGACAGGATGAAGGAGAAATAAGAAAATTAGCGGAAGAATTAGCAGGGATTATAGAAAATAGATTGGGTTAG